TGCAATGCCAGGAGTTGTTCTTTATCCTTTTCCAGATGATGACGTAATTATCAATTGCATGTCTTTTCTCTCATCGTGGTTATCTGTTCTTTGGTTGATGTACTCTGTCCCTTTGTCATCTACAAAGCTGAGTGGTTTGTTCACTGTACCATTTTTGTGTCGGAAGATGACTAAATCGATAAACTGTCCTCCATGCCAGTATCCTCGTGAAGTTCCTATATTTTCATGCAGTAGCTTGGACGAGGATACATTGCTACAGAAATAACTAGTTCTAGCATGacctcttttgttgtttttgtgcGTACTGCAATGCCGAGATTTATTCTTTACCTTTCTCTATATGATGCTTATGTTCACATAACTACCAATTGCATGTCAAGATCAAACATTGTGCAAATGATGCCACGCTATATTTTTACTGTTTTCCTGCCATCATTTCAAACCTTTGTCCCTACGTCTCCCTCGGTCTCATATCTATTTcacattgttcttttctttgttgtttcttgAATCTTGATTCCATTGGACTCCCTGACCTTAGATGCTGAATATCTGCTGACCTCGGTCTTTATTTCAGGGCTTGTTATGGTGTCTTGAGGTTCGTCATGGAAAGTGGAGCAAAGGGTTGTGAGGTTTGTCTCATCAAACGTTTTATCTAGTGTCTTATTGGGTTTGCTTTCTTGACATCTGCAGCAAATTCTTATTTTGACTGTCATTGACATTTTACAGGTGATTGTTAGCGGGAAGCTCAGGGCTCAACGTGCCAAGTCTATGAAGTTCAAAGATGGTTACATGATTTCTTCTGGTCAGCCAGTTAACGAGTATATTGACTCGGCTGTGAGACATGTTCTTTTGAGACAGGTTGCTTCCCCTTCTCAAATACCTCATCTTTTTTCACGAGATAAAAAAATGCTCTTCCCAAATTGCTGCCTCCTTAAATACCTTCTCTTGCTTGTTAAGATGCACCTGACTAAGAATTTAAGCTATTACTGCACCTTCATTTCTGCTTTGAAATTTCTCGCCTAACATGTATTAATTCACTGTCTAGGGTGTGCTTGGAATCAAGGTCAAGATTATGCTCGACTGGGATCCCAAGGGCAAACAAGGGCCTACAACTCCACTGCCTGATCTTGTGACCATCCATCCTCCCAAGGAGGAAGAGGAGTACAGGCCAGCTGTGATCGCTACTGATATTGACCTAGCTGTCCCAGTTGTTTAATGCTCTCCCTATTTTCAGGGATCAGTCACATCTATGAAATTCACCATGAATCTCTTTAAGAGCTTGAAGAGCAGTTTTTAGAATATGAAGGACTTGCTATGATCTTTTgatagtttttggtttttctcctGTCAGAATCTTGTCAACAGATATCTTGATTCCGCATgattttaattcaaaaattttgagttCATTGTGCATTTTGCTCTCCTGTTATCTGATTACTGTTTTTTGGAGGGTTTATACCATCAAAGGATGTGTGCATTCGATTTTTGCATGATAGTAGGTTGCCATCATAGAAGTTGAAGCAAGAATCTGCAATTATGCAGACATTAGGACAAAGATCATTTTCTCCCTCTCATTTGTCTGTTAATTGATTCCCTTAAGGAAGCGCAGAAAGACTAGAAATAGATATCAAAAGTAACGCATAGTGAAATCAAAAGCCTAccgacctaaaaaaaaaaaaagcctaccgatcaaaaaaataaaaatcaaaaatcaaaagccTGAGTTGAGAAATTAAAGTTAAATTctacaaatttctattctaatttcAACACTTCCTAGCGAGATTCTCGCACGGGAAGGTTTCGGTCATTGAGAAAACCAGTGTGCGGTTCTTCATGCGTGTTCatctaaattttcctttttccattttgtcaaagatattaTGCTGTGTTTTCAGCATCCTAGGCGTGGAATTAGGATTGTCTTATATCACTGATCATTTCTCCAATATGTTTGTGTCCGCATACTGCTAAACGGGTCCCTATGCTTTtgttaggggtgatcggttctcgGTTCGGTcaggttccaaggtggaaccgggaatcggaccgggagaatcggttcccaattttgagaaccgtggaccggaccgttggTTTTAGGACCAAGAAtcggaccggaccatcggttcggtccggtcaggtccggtccaaaagaattgacaatttctttttcattaaagaatgaccattcactaaagaataatcatgctccggaccgatcaatcaaattcggtttctcgagcaatctaataaaactacttaCACATGTTTCCacatgcaaaatattcaaacttcacctgtgtgaatatcaataatagtttatgtgtttcatacttaattttaagcataaaacccatgaacaacgtgattaaaggttgtgcttggcttaggttttatagacaatctctcttatatactttgaatgtttagtcgatatgagactttttaaggcttgaagtgcTTTGTCGTTTgtaagtgaggggagcaagagagagagtatgagcatgaggagagttttttctataaataaaaagtaacaacaagagttttggtggtttcttggccacataagaggttacataaattgcaattccgattgcaataagtttcatatataatattaatatattatatgtgtttatatattatatgaatataaattatatataaaaaaattggtccgGTCCGATCGGTccgtcggtccggttcccaccttggaacagGGAACCGGACCAATCGGCctggttccaagattaggaaccgggaaccggatcgctgaccgtgggaaccgcccaaaaacGGCCGGTTCagtccggttcggtccggtcttggttcgggcggtttccattgcacacccctagcttTTGTCACATGTTTCATGCTTAGCGGAAAACTGGTCGTGAGATTCTCATTACCCACTAACCGAATGAATGCGGAGGAGGCTTTGCTCATGAGATTCGCCCTGTAAAAGTCGAATAGATGGAACTTAATGCGGGAAGATGATCGCTCAATCCGACTCGGATTTTCACAAGTTTGGCCGAAAATAGGTGGTTTCAATTACATGGATAGATATGGGAAGCTATTTAACAAGTCTTAAATCGGTTACAATTATGTCCattcagtcttaaatattttttttaattatcaattcAGTCTCAAATCTTtttgtgttaattcaattcaTTCAATCAAATTTAGTTGGCCGATACTTGACTTGgcaatttattaataatattttatatttttgaatttttattaatttttttcttttcttttttgttcttctccCTTGCTAGAGCCTTGTCGGCCATTGGGTGAGGGTTGCAAAGCCTTTGCCAACTATCGGtgagggtcgtggcccttgcCAGACCTCACCCACCCTCATCGGCTTGGGGCTATGGGCAAGGTGGCTTGCCTGGATTTGGGCAAGGCTAGTCTTGCCTTGGCCTTGCCGAGGTCCAAGGTGGCCCTGCTTGGGCTTTGCTGTGGCAAAGATAGCCTTTAAGGGGCTAGCAAGGCCATGGCAACCTTCGCCTAGGCGTGCCATGGCCTTGCTAGCCTTGGGCGAGGCCACTGTTGTCCTTGGCGAGGTCAAGGCAAAGGCtgaccttgcctagatttgggcgaacTTGCCTCaccctaggccctaggccttgCTCATATTTGGGTGAGGTTACCAACGAGGGCTTTATGGCCCTCATCCATTGGCCCGCGAGCCCCATTGGAGCCTTGCGGGCCATTGTAGGTGAGGAAgtcaaagaggaagaagaggaaaaataaatgagaaaaaaaatataaaagttttgaaaaaagtataaaatattattaaaaagttgtcACGTTAACGTTTGCCAGATTGTCGATATCGACGAGCATTCACACCAATGTCAACCATTCACATCAATGTCAACAAGTCAAATTTAGTCGAATTGACTAAACTAAtataattgtaaaatatttattacaaaattaataaaaaattaaattgaattgactaaactaatataattgtaaaatatttattacaaaattaataaaaaattaaattgaattgatataattgtaataaatttagaattaattaatttatttaatttccctACCCTCTTCCTGAAACTTGGCGAGTATCCAACAGGTTCATTTCCTACCCTCTTCCTGatataattgtaataaaatattattaaaaagttgtcACGTTAACGTTTGCCGATTGTCGATATCGACGAGCATTCACACCAATGTCAACCATTCACATCAATGTCAACAAGTCAAATTTAATCGAATTGACTAAACTAAtataattgtaaaatatttattacaaaattaataaaaaattaaattgaattgatataattgtaataaatttagaattaattaatttatttaatttccctACCCTCTTCCTGAAACTTGGCGAGTATCCAGCAGCGCTCGTGCACTTTCTCACACGCAAGACGGGAGAAAGCGGCCAGCTGTCTTTATCGCTTCAGTTCTTTGGCTGTCACTTCACAGGATCATAAGCAATGCCGTACCCACTAAAAATGTGATTAAAACTTGAGACACTAATCAACGTGACAGGTTAGAGGCTGCATCTCAGTCGGTTCTCCCATTAATTAAAGACATGCCTATCCGTTCGAGATACATGACGAAAGAAAAACCAATTCGAGAAGCAGTATATGCTATTGAAATACTTAGAGAAATGAACCTGTTCAGAGCTACGTACGGACCATTTGGAGATCACCTTCAAGTTGCCCTTCGAACCGCTCAGAACTTTGCTGATCATCGTTCTCTCCGTGGCCCATCTGACGGATCAATTTCTGAAACTTCAGGACACGAGTTTCGGTGGGCGTTTCTAGTTTGTCTGGCACGTCTATCATTTCCATTAACTTCAATACACGTTCAGGCCAAATCGTCTGTAGACCTCTCTGTAGCGTAAAGAAAGAAGGCCAGGAGAGCGAGTATCCATTCGGTTTTCTATCCACAGCGTGCATAGATAATGGGCATTCCTCGGTTTGTCGCTAAGTGATGCAATTTCTTCTAATGCAGGAAGTTGTTGATTTCCGCCGCACGCACTCGACGACAAACCAGGAAAAGACTTAACTTACTGAGTTAAACAAGTCGCAAGAAACACTTGCCTCCAATCCCATGTTTTTGCACTTTGTCTCTAG
This genomic stretch from Eucalyptus grandis isolate ANBG69807.140 chromosome 3, ASM1654582v1, whole genome shotgun sequence harbors:
- the LOC104436434 gene encoding 40S ribosomal protein S3-3, coding for MAAQISKKRKFVADGVFFAELNEVLTRELAEDGYSGVEVRVTPMRTEIIIRATRTQNVLGEKGRRIRELTSVVQKRFKFPENGVELYAEKVNNRGLCAIAQAESLRYKLLGGLAVRRACYGVLRFVMESGAKGCEVIVSGKLRAQRAKSMKFKDGYMISSGQPVNEYIDSAVRHVLLRQGVLGIKVKIMLDWDPKGKQGPTTPLPDLVTIHPPKEEEEYRPAVIATDIDLAVPVV